One genomic window of Tachypleus tridentatus isolate NWPU-2018 chromosome 12, ASM421037v1, whole genome shotgun sequence includes the following:
- the LOC143233197 gene encoding uncharacterized protein LOC143233197 has protein sequence MANQGKRYYSKDHFWPVILTVWLSLHAGLTVKILRLSVPHSVQNGTDHVILDCEYNYTVSDLRLVVKWFYNNNLEPIYQWIPKLNSRHISEMLKGRLDLSYRVNSPDPYFYYRALYVQQPTLDISGKYTCQVMSLAGHDQRQQKMVVYSQAKSFSFSHTEISSSEREISCEAMGLFPRPEMSINVILPKHSKRPLLQTSKKYVNITRELYSIWLSGTFHEIDFPKIDKIVLECEVYIPETDYKISKEISFYTGIASANKGFSTTNKETSWVLFWLCYLICVGAPTYNS, from the exons CTGGGTTGACTGTCAAGATACTGCGGCTTTCAGTTCCACACTCAGTTCAAAATGGAACAGATCACGTTATTCTAGACTGTGAATATAACTATACAGTAAGTGATCTTCGTCTTGTTGTCAAGTGGTTCTACAACAACAATTTAGAGCCCATCTACCAGTGGATTCCTAAACTGAATTCTCGACACATTTCTGAAATGTTGAAGGGTAGGCTTGACCTTTCTTATAGAGTCAATTCACCTGATCCGTACTTTTACTATCGAGCCCTCTACGTCCAGCAGCCTACTTTGGATATAAGTGGTAAATACACCTGCCAGGTAATGTCTCTTGCTGGTCATGATCAACGGCAGCAGAAGATGGTGGTGTATT ctcaAGCGAAGTCATTCTCTTTCTCTCATACCGAAATATCTAGTTCAGAAAGAGAAATCTCTTGTGAAGCAATGGGACTGTTTCCTCGACCGGAAATGTCCATCAATGTTATCCTCCCAAAGCACTCAAAACGGCCACTGTTACAGACATCAAAGAAATACGTCAATATTACACGAGAACTATATTCTATTTGGCTCAGTGGAACATTTCATGAAATAGATTTCCCAAAGATAGATAAGATAGTCCTGGAATGTGAAGTTTATATTCCAGAAACAGATTACaaaatatcaaaagaaatatcCTTTTACACAG GTATTGCATCTGCAAATAAAG ggTTTTCGACTACAAATAAAG AGACATCATGGGTTTTATTCTGGTTGTGCTACCTTATTTGTGTCGGTGCCCCTACCTACAATTCATAA